A single Paenibacillus kribbensis DNA region contains:
- a CDS encoding Ig-like domain-containing protein produces MSKKKRNKNHVNRIIKASVLTTQVFNLANPYMTATFAAESPNSEIIENADMSDGFSTSVSPLSVASSVYMQAKMEEPPHYTWLSPQESGVSLSANLSMLFSEDVELGAGHLIVHQWGGTEVGRIDVSGGTVAGGTIQISGQSVSMKLDHPLSDNTRYYVEVSSGMFVDRGGQGSNGIWDESTWNFVTADETAPKLVSKLPEDLYLSGVSLGQAYFEMEFNEPVRWDRGYVRLHEASGGAVVRELWISGQGNSNWTASGEKNIASFTLSGGLKEGKPYYVEITSGTLTDMAMNPYGGIHTPQEWTFRTGDMQPYYTDLYPRGSGQRLTPSLTMVFSEEMRLGTGQLTVHQWDGTEVGRIDVSGGTVAGGTVQISGQSVSMKLDHPLSDNTRYYVEVSSGMFVDRGGQGSNSVWDKSLWNFVTAEETAPKLVSKSPEGLYLSGVGPGKAYFNMEFNEPVRWDRGYVRLHEASGGAVVRELRVSGAGDSNGTYEVSGQKKIAQFVLSGGLEEGKPYYVEITSGTLTDMAMNPYAGIHTPQEWTFRTGDMQPYYTNLYPQGSGQRLTPSLTMVFSEEMRLGTGQLTVHQWDGTEVGRIGVSGGTVAGGTVQISGQSVSMKLDHPLADNTRYYVEVSSGMFVDRGGQGSNGIWDESTWNFMTADETAPKLVSKSPEGLYLSGVGPGKAYFNMEFNESVRWNHGYVRLHEASGGAVVRELRISGAGDSNGTYEVSGQKKIAQFVLSGGLEEGKPYYVEITSGTLTDMAMNPYAGIHTPQEWTFRTGDMQPYYTDLYPRGSGQRLTPSLTMVFSEEMRLGTGQLTVHQWDGTEVGRIDVSGGTVAGGTIQISGQSVSMKLDHPLADNTRYYVEVSSGMFVDRGGQGSNSVWDKSLWNFVTAEETAPKLVSKSPEGLYLSGVGPGKAYFNMEFNEPVRWDRGYVRLHEASGGAVVRELRVSGAGDSNGTYEVSGQKKIAQFVLSGGLEEGKPYYVEITSGTLTDMAMNPYAGIHTPQEWTFRTGDMQPYYTNLYPQGSGQRLTPSLTMVFSEEMRLGTGQLTVHQWDGTEVGRIGVSGGTVAGGTVQISGQSVSMKLDHPLADNTRYYVEVSSGMFVDRGGQGSNGIWDESTWNFMTADETAPKLVSKSPEGLYLSGVGPGKAYFNMEFNESVRWNHGYVRLHEASGGAVVRELRISGAGDSNGTYEVSGQKKIAQFVLSGGLEEGKPYYVEITSGTLTDMAMNPYAGIHTPQEWTFRTGDMQPYYTDLYPQGSGQRLTPSLTMVFSEEMRLGTGQLTVHQWDGTEVGRIDVSGGTVAGGTIQISGQSVSMKLDHPLADNTRYYVEVSSGMFVDRGGQGSNGIWDESTWNFVTADETAPKLVSKLPEDLYLSGVSLGQAYFEMEFNEPVRWDRGYVRLHEASGGAVVRELWISGQGNSNWTASGEKNIASFTLSGGLKEGKPYYVEITSGALTDMAMNPYAGMHTPEEWTFRTGDERPHRSKNKEMPDQNTSSAASQTESKTGVVLTGAKTVADKSSAIQLIGLNEGEASQTLNVTNVDQKELVVDASGYNKAAKVSIPSAFLQQYAKENTNLPISIRTAAAQFTLSTELVDKLVSLYPEDSLTVEISSLTGENGAQVRQAIADTGLAGVVVNPVDFKLMAGNQEITEFFGHYVERKLILDHEVDPEHVAAVWFDPQTGVLSSVPVLIRNVNGQTEAIIKSNHNSIYAVVSADKKFKDLENHWAQKDVEMLANKLIVKGVQPDIFEPNRAVTRAEFVALLVRGLGMQEKQLTEHFTDVKEDAWYAGSIGAAMEAGLIRGYGNQSFGPEKVITREEIAVITEKAVHYAQALDAGSSSEKYKEMYSDASTVSPWAQEAMAQATEQGLIKGVSPDLLAPKQQATRVEATSILKRFLQLIKFTN; encoded by the coding sequence ATGAGCAAGAAAAAAAGAAATAAGAATCATGTAAACCGAATAATTAAGGCAAGTGTACTGACAACACAGGTATTTAACCTAGCCAACCCTTATATGACAGCGACGTTTGCGGCGGAGAGTCCTAACAGTGAAATCATAGAAAATGCAGATATGTCGGATGGATTCTCCACGAGTGTTTCTCCACTAAGTGTGGCTTCATCGGTCTATATGCAGGCGAAAATGGAAGAGCCTCCTCACTATACCTGGCTTTCACCTCAGGAAAGCGGCGTTTCTTTGTCCGCAAATCTGTCCATGTTGTTTAGCGAAGATGTAGAACTGGGCGCAGGCCATCTTATCGTGCATCAGTGGGGTGGAACCGAGGTAGGACGGATCGACGTGAGTGGAGGAACGGTTGCAGGAGGTACGATACAAATCAGTGGTCAGTCCGTGTCGATGAAGCTGGACCATCCGTTGTCGGACAATACCCGGTACTATGTAGAAGTCAGCTCCGGCATGTTTGTAGATCGTGGAGGCCAGGGATCGAACGGCATCTGGGATGAGAGTACCTGGAACTTCGTGACAGCGGATGAGACGGCACCGAAGCTGGTGTCGAAGTTACCGGAAGATCTTTATTTAAGTGGTGTGAGTCTAGGACAAGCGTACTTTGAGATGGAATTCAATGAGCCAGTGAGATGGGATCGCGGTTATGTAAGACTGCACGAAGCCTCGGGAGGAGCCGTGGTTCGTGAGCTGTGGATATCTGGACAAGGGAATTCGAACTGGACAGCGTCAGGAGAAAAGAATATAGCGTCCTTTACACTATCCGGTGGACTGAAAGAAGGGAAACCTTATTATGTAGAAATCACCTCGGGAACACTGACAGATATGGCGATGAACCCGTATGGAGGAATTCATACTCCGCAGGAATGGACATTCCGCACGGGAGATATGCAGCCGTATTATACGGACCTGTATCCGCGGGGAAGCGGTCAGAGGCTGACGCCGAGCTTGACCATGGTCTTCAGCGAAGAGATGAGGCTGGGAACGGGCCAACTCACCGTGCATCAGTGGGATGGAACGGAGGTAGGACGGATCGACGTGAGTGGAGGAACGGTTGCAGGAGGCACGGTACAAATCAGTGGTCAGTCCGTGTCGATGAAGCTGGACCATCCGTTGTCGGACAATACCCGGTACTATGTAGAAGTCAGCTCCGGCATGTTTGTAGATCGTGGAGGCCAGGGGTCGAACAGCGTTTGGGACAAGAGTCTGTGGAATTTCGTGACAGCAGAAGAGACGGCACCGAAGCTGGTGTCGAAGTCGCCGGAAGGACTTTATTTAAGTGGTGTGGGTCCAGGGAAAGCGTACTTTAACATGGAGTTCAACGAGCCGGTGAGATGGGATCGCGGGTATGTAAGACTGCACGAAGCCTCGGGAGGAGCCGTGGTTCGTGAACTGCGGGTATCTGGTGCAGGGGACTCGAACGGAACATATGAGGTGTCAGGCCAGAAGAAAATAGCACAATTTGTGCTATCGGGTGGACTGGAAGAAGGGAAACCTTATTATGTAGAAATCACCTCGGGAACACTGACAGATATGGCGATGAATCCATATGCAGGAATTCATACTCCGCAGGAATGGACATTCCGTACGGGAGATATGCAGCCGTATTATACGAACCTGTATCCGCAGGGAAGCGGTCAGAGGCTGACGCCGAGCTTGACCATGGTCTTCAGCGAAGAGATGAGGCTGGGAACGGGCCAACTCACCGTGCATCAGTGGGATGGAACCGAGGTAGGACGGATCGGCGTGAGTGGAGGAACGGTTGCAGGAGGCACGGTACAAATCAGCGGTCAGTCCGTGTCGATGAAGCTGGACCATCCGCTGGCAGACAATACCCGGTACTATGTAGAAGTCAGCTCCGGCATGTTTGTGGATCGTGGAGGCCAGGGATCGAACGGCATCTGGGATGAGAGTACCTGGAACTTCATGACAGCGGATGAGACGGCACCGAAGCTGGTGTCGAAGTCGCCGGAAGGACTTTATTTAAGTGGTGTGGGTCCAGGGAAAGCGTACTTTAACATGGAGTTCAACGAGTCAGTGAGATGGAATCACGGGTATGTAAGACTGCACGAAGCCTCGGGAGGAGCCGTGGTTCGTGAACTGCGGATATCTGGTGCAGGGGACTCGAACGGAACATATGAGGTGTCAGGCCAGAAGAAAATAGCACAATTTGTGCTATCGGGTGGACTGGAAGAAGGGAAACCTTATTATGTAGAAATCACCTCGGGAACACTGACAGATATGGCGATGAATCCATATGCAGGAATTCATACTCCGCAGGAATGGACATTCCGCACGGGAGATATGCAGCCGTATTATACGGACCTGTATCCGCGGGGAAGCGGTCAGAGGCTGACGCCGAGCTTGACCATGGTCTTCAGCGAAGAGATGAGGCTGGGAACGGGCCAACTCACCGTGCATCAGTGGGATGGAACGGAGGTAGGACGGATCGACGTGAGTGGAGGAACGGTTGCAGGAGGCACGATACAAATCAGTGGTCAGTCCGTGTCGATGAAGCTGGACCATCCGCTGGCAGACAATACCCGGTACTATGTAGAAGTCAGCTCCGGCATGTTTGTAGATCGTGGAGGCCAGGGGTCGAACAGCGTTTGGGACAAGAGTCTGTGGAATTTCGTGACAGCAGAAGAGACGGCACCGAAGCTGGTGTCGAAGTCGCCGGAAGGACTTTATTTAAGTGGTGTGGGTCCAGGGAAAGCGTACTTTAACATGGAGTTCAACGAGCCGGTGAGATGGGATCGCGGGTATGTAAGACTGCACGAAGCCTCGGGAGGAGCCGTGGTTCGTGAACTGCGGGTATCTGGTGCAGGGGACTCGAACGGAACATATGAGGTGTCAGGCCAGAAGAAAATAGCACAATTTGTGCTATCGGGTGGACTGGAAGAAGGGAAACCTTATTATGTAGAAATCACCTCGGGAACACTGACAGATATGGCGATGAATCCATATGCAGGAATTCATACTCCGCAGGAATGGACATTCCGTACGGGAGATATGCAGCCGTATTATACGAACCTGTATCCGCAGGGAAGCGGTCAGAGGCTGACGCCGAGCTTGACCATGGTCTTCAGCGAAGAGATGAGGCTGGGAACGGGCCAACTCACCGTGCATCAGTGGGATGGAACCGAGGTAGGACGGATCGGCGTGAGTGGAGGAACGGTTGCAGGAGGCACGGTACAAATCAGCGGTCAGTCCGTGTCGATGAAGCTGGACCATCCGCTGGCAGACAATACCCGGTACTATGTAGAAGTCAGCTCCGGCATGTTTGTGGATCGTGGAGGCCAGGGATCGAACGGCATCTGGGATGAGAGTACCTGGAACTTCATGACAGCGGATGAGACGGCACCGAAGCTGGTGTCGAAGTCGCCGGAAGGACTTTATTTAAGTGGTGTGGGTCCAGGGAAAGCGTACTTTAACATGGAGTTCAACGAGTCAGTGAGATGGAATCACGGGTATGTAAGACTGCACGAAGCCTCGGGAGGAGCCGTGGTTCGTGAACTGCGGATATCTGGTGCAGGGGACTCGAACGGAACATATGAGGTGTCAGGCCAGAAGAAAATAGCACAATTTGTGCTATCGGGTGGACTGGAAGAAGGGAAACCTTATTATGTAGAAATCACCTCGGGAACACTGACAGATATGGCGATGAATCCATATGCAGGAATTCATACTCCGCAGGAATGGACATTCCGCACGGGAGATATGCAGCCGTATTATACGGACCTGTATCCGCAGGGAAGCGGTCAGAGGCTGACGCCGAGCTTGACCATGGTCTTCAGCGAAGAGATGAGGCTGGGAACGGGCCAACTCACCGTGCATCAGTGGGATGGAACGGAGGTAGGACGGATCGACGTGAGTGGAGGAACGGTTGCAGGAGGCACGATACAAATCAGTGGTCAGTCCGTGTCGATGAAGCTGGACCATCCGCTGGCAGACAATACCCGGTACTATGTAGAAGTCAGCTCCGGCATGTTTGTAGATCGTGGAGGCCAGGGATCGAACGGCATCTGGGATGAGAGTACCTGGAACTTCGTGACAGCGGATGAGACGGCACCGAAGCTGGTGTCGAAGTTACCGGAAGATCTTTATTTAAGTGGTGTGAGTCTAGGACAAGCGTACTTTGAGATGGAATTCAATGAGCCGGTGAGATGGGATCGCGGTTATGTAAGACTGCACGAAGCCTCGGGAGGAGCCGTGGTTCGTGAGCTGTGGATATCTGGACAAGGGAATTCGAACTGGACAGCGTCAGGAGAAAAGAATATAGCGTCCTTTACATTATCCGGTGGACTGAAAGAAGGGAAACCTTATTATGTAGAAATCACCTCGGGAGCACTAACAGATATGGCGATGAATCCATATGCGGGGATGCATACTCCAGAGGAATGGACATTCCGTACGGGAGATGAGCGCCCACATCGTTCCAAGAATAAAGAAATGCCTGATCAAAATACCTCGTCTGCGGCTTCACAAACGGAGTCTAAGACTGGTGTCGTATTAACAGGCGCTAAGACCGTAGCCGATAAGAGCAGTGCTATTCAACTTATCGGTTTGAATGAGGGAGAAGCCAGTCAAACGCTGAATGTTACAAATGTTGACCAGAAAGAGCTGGTAGTTGATGCTTCGGGATACAATAAAGCTGCAAAAGTGAGTATACCTTCCGCCTTTTTACAACAATACGCGAAAGAAAACACAAATCTGCCGATTAGCATACGAACAGCAGCAGCCCAGTTTACTCTTTCTACTGAACTGGTCGACAAATTAGTCTCATTATATCCAGAAGATAGTCTGACGGTTGAAATTTCATCGTTGACAGGCGAAAACGGTGCACAAGTAAGACAAGCTATTGCTGACACGGGCTTAGCGGGTGTTGTGGTAAACCCGGTTGATTTCAAGCTAATGGCCGGAAATCAAGAGATCACTGAATTTTTCGGGCATTATGTGGAACGGAAATTGATTCTGGATCATGAAGTTGATCCTGAGCATGTAGCGGCCGTATGGTTTGATCCTCAGACAGGTGTGCTATCATCTGTTCCCGTGTTGATACGGAATGTGAATGGACAAACGGAGGCAATCATCAAATCAAATCATAACAGCATTTATGCTGTAGTCTCAGCAGACAAAAAGTTTAAGGATCTAGAGAATCATTGGGCGCAAAAAGATGTGGAGATGCTGGCAAACAAGCTGATTGTCAAAGGTGTCCAGCCTGACATTTTTGAGCCAAATCGGGCTGTAACAAGAGCTGAATTTGTGGCATTGCTTGTGCGTGGGCTCGGTATGCAGGAGAAGCAGCTAACAGAACATTTTACAGATGTAAAAGAAGATGCCTGGTATGCCGGTAGTATTGGGGCTGCGATGGAAGCAGGTCTGATCCGTGGTTACGGAAATCAGTCATTTGGACCAGAAAAGGTGATTACGCGCGAGGAGATCGCAGTCATTACCGAAAAGGCTGTGCATTATGCTCAAGCTCTGGATGCCGGTTCTTCCAGTGAGAAGTATAAAGAGATGTACAGTGATGCTTCTACGGTTTCTCCTTGGGCCCAAGAGGCTATGGCGCAGGCCACAGAGCAAGGCTTGATCAAAGGCGTGTCTCCGGACCTGCTTGCTCCTAAACAGCAGGCAACACGGGTAGAAGCGACCTCGATATTAAAACGGTTTTTGCAACTTATTAAATTCACGAATTAG
- the mobA gene encoding molybdenum cofactor guanylyltransferase — protein MVEVTGIIVAGGRSSRMGQDKALLQLGGVTVLERIAEVLGQVAGRVIAVTRDTEQYRGLGLETTADLYPGLGPLSGIHAGLSASKTEWGIVVACDMPFVQPEVLHALLAHATNWAAAQEAASEQRKQQVQGEQGLLAGNNLSPQPTEPALQAVIASVDGRIHPLLGLYHRSALPSAEQCLRSGRLRLIDWLNSLNVRYERAGEWPGASLDMWKQAVFNMNYPQDYQLTVKQLEGIQDVPAMPKTENRGNPENRGNPER, from the coding sequence ATGGTGGAGGTGACTGGAATTATCGTGGCAGGCGGACGCTCCAGCAGAATGGGACAGGACAAGGCACTGCTCCAGCTCGGAGGAGTTACGGTGCTGGAGAGAATAGCTGAAGTGCTAGGACAAGTAGCGGGACGGGTTATTGCAGTGACCCGAGATACAGAGCAGTATAGGGGACTGGGGTTGGAAACGACGGCAGACCTGTATCCCGGCTTGGGTCCTTTGAGCGGCATTCATGCAGGACTTTCTGCTTCCAAAACGGAATGGGGGATCGTAGTAGCCTGTGATATGCCCTTTGTGCAGCCAGAGGTATTGCATGCTCTACTTGCTCATGCAACGAACTGGGCAGCGGCGCAAGAGGCAGCCAGTGAGCAAAGGAAGCAACAAGTGCAAGGAGAGCAAGGATTACTGGCTGGAAATAACTTGTCACCCCAGCCAACGGAACCCGCATTACAGGCGGTGATCGCCTCTGTGGATGGACGTATACATCCGTTGCTGGGCTTATATCATCGAAGTGCGCTGCCGTCTGCCGAACAATGTCTGCGAAGTGGCCGTCTTCGCCTGATCGACTGGCTGAATTCCTTGAACGTTCGTTATGAGAGAGCGGGCGAATGGCCGGGGGCGAGCTTAGACATGTGGAAGCAAGCTGTGTTCAACATGAACTATCCCCAGGACTACCAGCTTACCGTGAAACAATTGGAGGGTATACAAGACGTACCAGCCATGCCAAAAACAGAAAATAGGGGGAACCCGGAAAACCGAGGAAATCCAGAACGATGA
- a CDS encoding LysE/ArgO family amino acid transporter, with translation MLGAIIHAVLLALGLILPLGVQNVFVFNQGASQSRFRNALPAVITAGVCDTILIALAVGGVSLVLQRFLWLTNVLYAAGCLFLLYMAWTLWRSKAASSGESQPMLPKRQMIFAASVSLLNPHAILDTVGVIGTSSLQYDGVERWAFGLAAVSVSWIWFIGLAMAGRLVGRMDSEGRFGTVLNKISALIILGLAIYMAINFITGM, from the coding sequence ATGCTGGGAGCTATTATCCATGCCGTTTTATTGGCACTGGGGCTGATTTTGCCTTTGGGAGTGCAAAATGTATTTGTGTTTAATCAGGGGGCGTCACAGTCGCGGTTTCGCAATGCACTGCCTGCTGTCATTACGGCAGGTGTCTGTGATACAATCCTGATCGCGCTTGCGGTTGGGGGTGTTTCCCTTGTATTGCAGCGGTTTCTATGGCTCACGAATGTGCTCTATGCGGCAGGCTGTTTGTTTTTGCTATATATGGCCTGGACCCTTTGGAGATCAAAGGCAGCTTCTTCGGGAGAAAGCCAGCCTATGCTTCCAAAACGGCAGATGATTTTTGCCGCTTCGGTATCCTTACTGAATCCGCATGCCATACTCGACACCGTTGGCGTAATTGGAACCAGCTCACTTCAATATGACGGTGTGGAACGCTGGGCCTTCGGCCTGGCCGCCGTGTCGGTATCGTGGATATGGTTTATCGGTTTGGCCATGGCCGGGCGTCTCGTAGGACGTATGGATTCAGAAGGAAGGTTTGGCACGGTGCTCAATAAAATATCGGCACTGATTATTTTAGGACTGGCTATTTATATGGCAATCAATTTTATCACCGGTATGTGA
- a CDS encoding DUF3592 domain-containing protein, with protein MYWFHFSSDLLMPLFSLLGLLLIYFGFRTIRRHRYRKRHWIRTKGQIVDAHIEVDVDVVPFDRDDPVDTSYTRQLKVRFYTTSGQAVEFWNPYSTNLSFNRVGSKINVLYNPANPRDARIAGGVNGAGCLAFSLFLIGIPFALSGAFVILKFFF; from the coding sequence GTGTATTGGTTTCATTTTAGCTCCGATCTGCTGATGCCGTTGTTCAGCTTGCTTGGGCTGCTGCTCATCTATTTTGGATTCAGAACTATCCGTCGCCATCGCTATCGTAAACGCCATTGGATTCGTACCAAGGGGCAAATCGTCGATGCGCATATTGAAGTTGACGTAGATGTCGTTCCCTTTGATCGTGATGATCCGGTAGATACCAGCTACACTCGCCAATTAAAAGTACGTTTCTATACGACTTCAGGCCAAGCTGTGGAATTCTGGAATCCTTATAGCACCAATCTAAGCTTCAACCGGGTTGGCAGCAAGATCAATGTACTATACAATCCTGCAAACCCTCGGGACGCCAGAATTGCTGGCGGTGTAAATGGGGCAGGCTGTCTTGCCTTCTCGCTGTTCTTGATCGGTATTCCCTTCGCTTTGAGCGGGGCATTCGTGATATTGAAGTTTTTCTTCTAA
- a CDS encoding VOC family protein, whose product MSVMGLAHVAIQAIDYQTTIAFYTEVLGFKRGHSWSLPSFQIQEASMLISPDQRTCLEIFDNDAVIPAQGKKAASEEEIAHGALLHLAFYVDNVDEIYQRALDHGARVFVEPGQLTLGEPPLVVKNALVHSPNGEVIEFIEDVNFDMSLSNKK is encoded by the coding sequence ATGAGTGTAATGGGACTAGCGCATGTGGCGATTCAAGCCATCGATTACCAGACAACCATAGCGTTTTATACCGAAGTATTAGGGTTTAAAAGAGGGCATTCCTGGAGCCTGCCATCCTTTCAAATCCAAGAGGCCTCTATGCTTATTTCACCTGATCAGAGAACCTGCCTCGAAATTTTTGACAACGACGCAGTCATTCCTGCCCAAGGGAAAAAGGCTGCTTCCGAGGAAGAGATTGCTCACGGCGCTTTATTACATCTGGCCTTTTACGTAGACAACGTGGATGAAATATATCAGCGGGCCCTCGATCACGGAGCAAGAGTCTTTGTGGAACCTGGTCAACTCACGCTTGGCGAACCTCCTCTGGTTGTCAAAAATGCATTGGTTCACAGCCCCAATGGTGAGGTTATTGAATTTATCGAGGATGTTAATTTTGACATGTCCTTATCGAACAAGAAATAA
- a CDS encoding Lrp/AsnC family transcriptional regulator produces MQHHLDDIDHKIMQLLQHDARISISQISKEISMSQPSVKERMVKLEEKGVISGYSAVFNLRELDRGTTTFILLKTEHCQELVDFCEEAKEVTDLFRISGEFNYLIKIQTALVEEIAEFQDSLVKLGPSKSHICMKNILENRVLL; encoded by the coding sequence ATGCAGCATCATTTAGACGATATAGACCACAAAATAATGCAGTTGCTTCAGCATGATGCCCGGATATCTATTTCCCAGATCAGTAAAGAAATTTCCATGTCTCAACCGTCCGTTAAAGAAAGAATGGTCAAGCTTGAGGAGAAAGGGGTCATCTCCGGATATAGTGCTGTATTTAATCTACGGGAACTGGATCGAGGGACCACTACTTTTATCTTATTAAAGACAGAGCATTGCCAAGAGCTGGTTGATTTTTGTGAAGAAGCGAAGGAAGTTACCGATTTGTTTCGTATCAGTGGGGAGTTTAATTATCTCATCAAGATACAAACTGCGTTGGTAGAGGAAATTGCAGAGTTTCAGGATTCACTGGTCAAGCTGGGCCCTTCGAAATCACATATCTGCATGAAAAATATACTGGAAAACAGGGTTTTGCTGTAA